From Pagrus major chromosome 9, Pma_NU_1.0, the proteins below share one genomic window:
- the LOC141002569 gene encoding C-X-C chemokine receptor type 2-like, with translation MLFHLLSSDPNSSAFVLDFGSIYDELNLSYNYNDTDFVVNPDTQPCNSFAVPDAVMVVVCIFYILVFLLAIPGNLIVGLVIGLSKQSLPPSDLYLLNLAVADLLLALTLPFWATSVTKGWVFGDAMCKIVTILQELSFYSSILFLTCISMDRYMVIVRAMEARKANRQTVSWGVCVAVWVVGALLSLPGLFNSTQKSPTSSQWVCDEQYDPSKADIWRLATRILRHTLGFLIPLAIMLPCYGVTIRRLLRIRGGFQRQRAMRVIVFVVVAFLLCWTPYHMAVMTDTFFRTKIVPYQCPARMAVDQVMFATQSLGLLHSCVNPVLYAFVGEKFRRRLFQILRKAGIMERTSVSRSSRSSLSSEITSTFM, from the coding sequence atgttgtttcacTTGCTGTCCTCAGATCCAAACTCATCTGCTTTTGTCTTAGACTTCGGCTCCATCTACGACGAGCTCAACTTGTCTTATAATTACAATGACACCGACTTCGTCGTCAACCCAGACACGCAGCCCTGCAACTCCTTCGCCGTCCCTGATGCAGTGATGGTCGTTGTCTGCATCTTTTACATCCTCGTCTTTCTGTTGGCGATTCCTGGAAATCTAATCGTGGGGCTGGTGATCGGCCTCAGCAAGCAGTCGCTGCCTCCCTCCGACCTCTACCTCCTCAACCTGGCGGTCGCAGACCTCCTGCTGGCCCTCACCCTCCCGTTCTGGGCCACCTCTGTTACGAAGGGTTGGGTGTTTGGAGACGCCATGTGCAAAATTGTCACCATCCTCCAAGAGCTGAGCTTCTACTCCAGCATCCTCTTCCTGACTTGCATTAGTATGGATCGTTACATGGTGATCGTGCGAGCTATGGAGGCCCGCAAGGCCAATCGACAGACGGTCAGCTGGGGAGTTTGTGTCGCTGTCTGGGTTGTTGGAGCACTTCTGTCTCTGCCAGGGCTTTTTAATTCTACCCAAAAGTCTCCAACCTCCAGCCAGTGGGTGTGCGACGAACAGTACGATCCCAGCAAGGCCGACATATGGCGGCTGGCCACCAGAATTCTTCGCCACACTTTGGGTTTTCTTATCCCCTTGGCCATCATGCTGCCCTGCTACGGAGTAACCATCAGGCGCCTCCTTCGTATCCGCGGGGGGTTTCAGCGGCAACGAGCCATGAGAGTGATTGTGTTCGTGGTCGTCGCCTTCCTGCTTTGCTGGACGCCGTACCACATGGCGGTGATGACAGACACGTTTTTCAGGACAAAGATAGTGCCGTATCAGTGCCCGGCGAGGATGGCGGTGGATCAGGTCATGTTTGCCACCCAGAGCCTGGGCCTGCTGCACAGCTGCGTCAACCCGGTGCTGTACGCCTTCGTAGGAGAGAAGTTCAGGAGGAGGCTGTTCCAGATTTTGAGGAAGGCGGGCATCATGGAGAGGACATCTGTGTCAAGAAGCAGCAGGTCGTCGCTGTCGTCAGAAATCACATCCACATTCATGTGA